From the genome of Verrucomicrobiota bacterium, one region includes:
- a CDS encoding TAT-variant-translocated molybdopterin oxidoreductase, with protein sequence MKKFLKHPEPSDSDLKGPHYWKSLDELAETEGFKNYLHREFPEGASELDGVNRRQFMKVMSASFAFAGVGLTGCRRPEKYIMPFSQQPEEIVHGKPLYYASAMPHRNDPIALIAETNEGRPTKLEGNNLVESTQGSTNQYAQAAILDLYDPSRSKKTVQGGRTLTEDQRTEHLVAISKKYAKNGGEGLAFLAEGVPSLTRAAHLKQLKAKLPKAIWAEYDAIDTSNPDKAAAIAFGESVRAVYDFSKADRVLSLEADFLYSDPNHLAYTRDFTKARKVEDDHTSMNRLYAAESYYSITGGMADHRLRIASSDIPALTALIAAEIFEAQGLNADSISALKASGEGLDVDPHWIEECAKDLFAHAGHSLVVAGPHQPQAVHALVIAMNEVLKAQGATVKYVKIPESNAKSISELAKAISSDYVDTLVVLGGNPVYNAPVDLEWSKLQDKVSEVVRLGEYFDETSEKSDCHINAAHFLESWGDAVAFDGTVLAIQPMILPLFQGLTEHEVLEVIINGEPKEGYTIVFDAVTESLSGSQKDFEKFLHDGFWAGTTSDSVKVKLDVNAITNLLQSAGIRASKLSSSNLEVRFIADPSLDDGRFNNNGWLQECPDPVTKLTWDNAFLISPKLGQELGVIAGNTLIKVVSKNPNAHKRGKEQGHIIEVSVGGKTLRGPAHVQPGLPDSTIVVSLGYGRTVTGNVGEGSGFNAYTLRTSTGLSSISGATAKLAGGIQELADTQEHWSMEGRAIIREANLDFYKEHPDFVDHMGMESHSPPVLGLDANGGNRRDTVPLQKLIVAGEANRGNSAYVTPEFTGTHQWGMSIDLNTCTGCNACVIACQSENNIPVVGRDQVKRGREMHWIRLDRYYSAGPGRDTNDIPANPQVSLQPMTCQHCEMAPCESVCPVNATVHDDEGLNVMAYNRCVGTRYCANNCPYKVRRFNFFDWNDREMDSVYEGPLGPGGMDELKMMSKNPEVSVRMRGVMEKCTYCTQRIQAAKIDQKVEARNSDNVKVPDGTIKTACQQVCPAGAIVFGDVSDPESEVSKLKVSNRDYGVLGYLNTRPRTTYLAKLRNPNPLMPDYYDNPLSHLEYNAVNGHGEGHGDEHAVDSHAAEDGGHNGH encoded by the coding sequence ATGAAAAAATTTCTTAAACATCCCGAACCTTCGGATTCTGACCTCAAAGGTCCTCATTACTGGAAAAGCCTGGATGAGTTGGCTGAGACCGAAGGATTCAAAAACTACCTGCACCGGGAATTCCCTGAGGGCGCATCAGAATTGGATGGCGTAAATCGTCGTCAATTCATGAAGGTGATGTCTGCATCTTTCGCTTTTGCCGGTGTCGGACTAACCGGTTGTCGCCGCCCTGAAAAGTACATCATGCCTTTCAGTCAGCAGCCTGAAGAAATTGTACACGGTAAGCCTTTATACTATGCGTCCGCCATGCCGCATCGGAACGATCCGATAGCGTTGATTGCCGAAACGAACGAAGGCCGCCCGACTAAACTGGAAGGAAATAACCTGGTTGAAAGCACGCAGGGTAGCACGAATCAGTATGCCCAAGCGGCAATTCTGGATCTTTACGACCCATCTCGTTCCAAGAAAACAGTTCAGGGAGGTCGTACCTTAACCGAGGATCAGCGTACCGAGCATTTGGTAGCCATTTCAAAAAAATACGCCAAAAACGGTGGTGAAGGGTTAGCGTTTCTTGCCGAAGGTGTTCCTTCTTTGACTCGAGCCGCTCATCTAAAGCAGCTAAAAGCAAAACTTCCAAAAGCGATTTGGGCGGAGTACGATGCTATCGATACTTCCAATCCTGATAAAGCTGCAGCCATAGCATTTGGTGAGTCTGTTCGCGCCGTTTATGATTTTTCAAAAGCTGATCGGGTTCTTTCTTTAGAAGCCGATTTCCTTTACAGTGATCCTAACCACCTGGCTTACACCCGCGATTTTACTAAAGCCCGCAAGGTGGAAGACGACCATACTTCAATGAACCGGCTCTACGCCGCGGAGTCCTATTACTCGATCACTGGAGGTATGGCTGATCACCGTTTGCGTATCGCATCCAGTGACATTCCAGCACTCACTGCGCTGATTGCTGCCGAAATATTTGAAGCTCAGGGTTTGAATGCTGACTCAATTTCAGCGCTTAAAGCATCGGGTGAGGGACTTGATGTGGATCCTCATTGGATCGAGGAATGTGCCAAGGATTTATTCGCACACGCTGGCCACTCCTTGGTCGTTGCAGGACCGCATCAGCCTCAGGCTGTTCACGCACTTGTCATTGCAATGAACGAAGTGCTCAAAGCTCAGGGTGCTACCGTAAAATACGTTAAGATTCCCGAAAGTAATGCAAAATCGATCAGCGAATTGGCCAAGGCTATAAGCAGTGATTATGTTGATACTCTGGTGGTTTTGGGTGGTAATCCTGTTTACAACGCGCCCGTCGATTTGGAGTGGTCCAAGCTTCAGGATAAAGTCAGTGAAGTAGTCCGTTTAGGTGAATACTTTGATGAAACGTCCGAAAAGTCTGACTGCCATATCAACGCCGCGCACTTCCTCGAAAGTTGGGGCGACGCAGTTGCTTTTGACGGCACGGTGTTGGCGATTCAGCCGATGATCCTCCCTCTTTTCCAAGGACTCACTGAACATGAAGTGCTTGAGGTCATTATTAACGGTGAGCCTAAGGAAGGATATACGATTGTATTTGATGCGGTTACCGAATCGTTAAGTGGTTCTCAGAAAGATTTTGAGAAATTCCTACACGATGGTTTCTGGGCCGGAACAACCAGCGACAGCGTAAAAGTAAAGTTGGATGTAAACGCTATTACCAATTTGCTTCAGTCCGCTGGAATCAGAGCATCCAAGCTTTCTTCATCAAACCTGGAAGTTCGCTTCATAGCGGATCCAAGTCTCGATGACGGACGGTTCAACAACAACGGTTGGTTACAGGAGTGTCCTGATCCCGTAACGAAGCTTACCTGGGATAACGCTTTCCTGATCAGCCCGAAATTGGGCCAAGAGCTTGGAGTGATTGCTGGTAACACTTTGATTAAAGTGGTTAGTAAAAACCCGAACGCTCACAAGCGAGGTAAGGAGCAAGGCCACATCATTGAAGTATCTGTTGGCGGCAAAACCTTGAGGGGGCCCGCACATGTTCAACCGGGCTTACCTGACAGCACCATAGTTGTTTCATTAGGTTACGGTCGCACCGTCACCGGTAATGTGGGTGAAGGCAGCGGCTTCAATGCTTACACGTTACGTACATCTACCGGACTTTCTTCGATTTCAGGTGCGACAGCCAAATTAGCGGGCGGCATTCAAGAACTTGCCGATACCCAGGAGCATTGGTCCATGGAAGGTCGTGCGATTATTCGTGAAGCCAACCTCGATTTTTATAAAGAGCATCCTGACTTCGTAGACCACATGGGCATGGAGTCTCACTCTCCCCCGGTGTTAGGACTTGATGCGAATGGCGGAAATCGTCGCGACACAGTACCACTGCAAAAACTGATTGTTGCCGGCGAAGCGAATCGTGGTAATTCGGCTTACGTCACCCCGGAATTTACAGGCACTCACCAGTGGGGTATGTCAATCGACCTCAATACTTGCACTGGCTGTAATGCCTGCGTCATCGCTTGCCAATCGGAGAATAATATTCCCGTTGTTGGACGCGATCAGGTGAAGCGTGGTCGTGAGATGCACTGGATTCGTTTGGATCGTTATTACTCAGCCGGTCCAGGTCGTGATACCAACGATATCCCAGCCAACCCACAGGTTTCACTTCAGCCGATGACTTGTCAGCATTGCGAAATGGCACCTTGTGAATCTGTCTGCCCGGTTAATGCAACCGTTCACGATGATGAAGGACTGAATGTCATGGCCTACAACCGTTGTGTTGGAACCCGATATTGTGCCAACAACTGTCCATACAAAGTTCGTCGCTTCAATTTCTTCGATTGGAATGATCGCGAAATGGACAGCGTTTACGAAGGTCCCCTCGGACCTGGTGGAATGGACGAGTTGAAGATGATGTCCAAGAACCCGGAAGTTTCGGTTCGTATGCGTGGTGTTATGGAAAAGTGCACCTATTGCACTCAAAGAATCCAGGCGGCGAAGATTGACCAAAAGGTTGAAGCCCGCAATTCCGATAATGTAAAAGTTCCAGACGGAACCATCAAAACTGCCTGTCAACAGGTCTGTCCTGCAGGTGCGATTGTTTTTGGTGATGTTTCCGATCCAGAATCAGAAGTTTCCAAGTTGAAGGTATCTAATCGAGATTATGGAGTGTTGGGTTATCTCAACACACGTCCTCGCACTACTTACCTTGCTAAGTTACGTAACCCGAATCCGCTCATGCCGGATTACTATGACAATCCGCTAAGCCATTTGGAGTATAATGCTGTCAATGGTCATGGTGAAGGTCATGGCGATGAGCATGCGGTGGATTCTCACGCTGCAGAGGATGGCGGACATAACGGTCATTAA
- a CDS encoding cytochrome C — MSTIFSKEANKAPIRIVIALLLLGATVTAGFNYYLTPKYSRVGYQPIQPVAFEHSLHAGELGIDCRYCHSQVEKSGHSNVPSTSTCMNCHNQVLPLSEKLQPVRDSFASGEAIPWVKVHKAPDYVYFDHSVHVNRGISCYECHGQVNEMDEVRHEMSFSMAFCLECHRNPEERIRPLDKVFDLDWHPESKEQQLKDGNEMKEHWKVNPPTSCSGCHR; from the coding sequence TCGAAAGAAGCCAACAAAGCACCTATCAGGATAGTGATCGCACTATTATTGTTGGGTGCAACGGTGACGGCGGGTTTCAACTATTATTTGACTCCCAAATACTCACGTGTGGGTTATCAACCGATTCAGCCAGTTGCTTTTGAGCACTCCCTCCATGCTGGAGAGTTGGGAATTGATTGCCGTTATTGCCATAGCCAAGTGGAAAAGTCCGGCCACTCAAACGTGCCATCTACTAGTACTTGTATGAATTGCCACAATCAGGTGCTGCCACTCAGCGAAAAGCTTCAGCCAGTTCGCGACAGCTTTGCTAGCGGTGAGGCCATTCCCTGGGTTAAAGTGCACAAGGCCCCTGACTACGTTTATTTCGATCATTCCGTTCACGTAAACCGCGGTATCAGCTGTTACGAGTGTCACGGACAGGTTAATGAGATGGATGAAGTCCGACATGAAATGTCATTTAGCATGGCTTTCTGTCTCGAATGCCATCGCAACCCGGAGGAAAGAATTCGTCCGCTGGACAAAGTGTTTGACCTCGACTGGCATCCGGAAAGCAAGGAGCAGCAATTGAAAGATGGAAATGAAATGAAAGAGCATTGGAAAGTAAATCCACCCACCAGCTGCTCAGGATGTCACCGATGA